Part of the Bifidobacteriaceae bacterium genome, GAAGTCGGAATGCCCCACCCCTACAATGGCAATGTCGTGGCCTGCTGCTGGGATTGTCATTTTGAGCCTAACTCTTCGAAAAGATCGAGCGCTTTCAAGGCTGCCGCCTTCGCTGCCTGAACATGCCGAGTGGACGCCTGAACCGCACCGTCGCGGTCGCGGGCCTGGATCATCATCGCAAGCTCCAAGTACTCGTTCACCGAAGCTCTCTCTCGGTCCGGCAAGGACGTCGACAGTCTCCGTAGGGCGTGGATGCGCGCGTGGATCGTCGCAAGGAAGTCTTCCAACACTGGGTTGCGGGCACCTCGTGCCAACAATTCGTCGAACCGATAGATGGATCGCAGCCGAACCTCGCTTGCAGTTCCGATTGGTTCAATGCAAGTGATCAAATCGCCAATTTCGTCATCTGTTGCCCGCTGGACGAACAGGCCCGCAGCCGCCGGCTCGAGGGCCAAGCGGACCTCATATATGTGCTCGACATCCTCTCGAGTGACCCTCGCGACCTGCACACCCCTGCTCGGCGAAGGCTCCACGAGGCCAATCTGCTCAAGGTGTCGGACCGCCTCACGGATCGACGTTCGACTGGCTCCTGTGTATTCAATGAGCTCTGGCTCGGTCAACCGGCGTCCGGGCTCCAGTCGGCCGTCGACGATGGCTCGAGACAGCAGTCGAACGACCTGCCCCGGGACCGTCTCCTCGGGTCGGCGAATCTGCAGATTCAGGTTTGCGGTCACGAACTGGAATCCTCGCTAGCTTGCTAGTTATGACGTACGGGGCACTAACGAGTACATCATACGGGGTACCTGTAGCAGCCTGTCAATCAGATTCGCGAATGATGAGCGAAAGCCCAGGTCAGACGGTCAGTTGCCATCGAGGTATTGACAGACCTGGGCGGTCGCAACTAGAGTTGCCTGAATCTTCGTCATACGAAGTACGTACTCCTCTCAATGAAGACAGGCAAATGGCGTGTGGCATCCCAGACAGGCACGCTGGTGAGATCGAACCCAGCCCCTCTGGCGTTGCGCCGTGCCACCGCGTGTCGGCCCGGCGGATCGTCCGGTACGGGCGAACACTGCTCGGCAGCTCCGCATACAGCACACGGCGAGCCGGGCAATAGTCAAATTCAGGCAAAGAAAGGCTCATCCAATGTCCAGATTCCGAAGCGTGATCGGTGGCTTTGCTACCCTAACCTTGCTGACCTCCCTAGCCGCCTGCAACGGGAACAGCGGAGAAGACGAGAAAGAGCCAGCGAAAGGCACCAGTACAGAGGAAGCCAACGTTGATCTAGAAACGTTCACGTTCAACTACCGATTCAACCCGCAGCACTTTGATCCTGCAACGACAGAGGGATCAATGATGAACACAATGATGTACCCGGTTTACGACCGCCTCATCTGGCCGGACGATTCCGGTAACCTTTTACCGCAATTGGCCGAATCCTGGGAGTACTCCGACGACAGCCTGTCAATGACGCTTCACTTGCGCGAAGGCGTGACGTTCCAAGATGGTTCTGCGTTCAACGCCGAAGCGGTCAAGGCGAACCTAGAACGCACGCGGACCGTAGAAGGCGGCACTCAGAAGGTACTTCTAGCGTCCATAGCTGACATCG contains:
- a CDS encoding GntR family transcriptional regulator, translating into MTANLNLQIRRPEETVPGQVVRLLSRAIVDGRLEPGRRLTEPELIEYTGASRTSIREAVRHLEQIGLVEPSPSRGVQVARVTREDVEHIYEVRLALEPAAAGLFVQRATDDEIGDLITCIEPIGTASEVRLRSIYRFDELLARGARNPVLEDFLATIHARIHALRRLSTSLPDRERASVNEYLELAMMIQARDRDGAVQASTRHVQAAKAAALKALDLFEELGSK